ACCCCGGAGCCTCGAACCCGTCCGCTAACTGCCGGGCGCAGAGCTGCAACAGCCGGTCCTCGGCATCGGCATACAGGCGGTAAGTACCGGCGGTCAGGTCCTCGACCATGTCGGGGGAAGCAGGCACTGGCCCCTCCGGAAAGTGAGGTGTAAGTCACAAGCGTCGTCGGTGGACGTTCGACAGGTGGGTGCTGAGCTGCAAGATTTCCGATTGGGTAACGGCGTTGTACTTGAGATCGAGAAACTACAAAAATTCTGCAAGCCACGTTCTGAAATTTTTGGAGTTTTCGTCTCGCCTACGATCCTTCGTATGGCTTTTCTTTGCTGGGCCCCGGTAGTTATTTCCATTGCGGTCACCGTGCTCTGTGCCCTTTTTGGAACCCAAGAGATCAGCTCCCGAGCCATGCGGGTGCTTCGCCTTATGAGCGGCCAGCCTGACGGCTCGCTGCCCCTGGCTGATCGCCCGGAACCTCCGCCGGGACGAGGCCGCCAATGATCGGGTCCGGCACGACGGAGCCGGTGTCCGCCCGGATGCGATCAACCTCGGCGAGCACCTGCTCGTCGCTCCAATCCGGGTGCAGCGCACGCACCTTGGTGTCGGTACTGGCTGCCTCGGCCTGCGCGAGCAGCGCGAGCGTCTGCGCGACGTTCTGCGGGTCCTCGCTCACGGCGTCCCCGAACTGCACATGTGGCCGCAGGTCGGTGCGCACAGTGGAGAATCCGAGGGTGCGGTCGAGCATGAGCAGCACATGCAGCATGTCGCCCAACGGGCCCCAATAGCGGGCCTTCTTGTCCCGGGTGATCATGCTGCGGCGCTCTCGGGCGGTGACCTCGGTTGCCGTGACGGCTGTTGCGTCGCCGAGGCCGAACGACTGGGCGGAATAGCCGGCGCCCTGCACGGCCTGCCGCACGATGGCCTCGGCGCTCTGCTGATGCTCGGCAACGCGGATCGCGAACTGAGACAGGGTGATCCCTGCGCCGTTCTCGGTGGGCGGGATGCTGAGCGTCTGCCAAATCTCGCGGTCATCGTCGAATGAGGCACCTTGCCCGGGGCCGTTCGCCCGCAGGTACCCGTCGGGCACGATCAGCCGGGCCCGCGCGAGGCGGATGTCGCGCAGCCACGACGTCCACACCTCGTCGAGCGCGTCGAACAGGTCGTGTTGCCCCTGGTAGTCGCTGCGCCCGTAGGGGCTGCCGCGATGGCGCCTGTTGGGCCGGATGTTGGGCACATAGGCGGCGGTCAGCAGCGGAACCCCGGTCTCGATGGCGTCGCCGGCCGGGCCGAGGGAGTCGGCGAGCTGCGCGACGTCGGGGTGCTCTGTCAGCGGTACGCGCACGCCGAGGCGGTCCGTGCTGCCCTGG
This is a stretch of genomic DNA from Streptomyces sp. NA04227. It encodes these proteins:
- a CDS encoding phage portal protein, which encodes MRLDDAWYSGNRACLAELYRSMHQRRDGRRRLWGQRSEQAPGRPDHRLHAPLAADIAATSADLLFSEPPTFTVDDTATQTRLDEVTEAGAVANTLLEAAEVAAALGGVFLRVTWDAELVRRPLLTAVHPDAALPEFRFGILTAVTFWHELSSDTATVWRHLERHEPGRILHALYQGSTDRLGVRVPLTEHPDVAQLADSLGPAGDAIETGVPLLTAAYVPNIRPNRRHRGSPYGRSDYQGQHDLFDALDEVWTSWLRDIRLARARLIVPDGYLRANGPGQGASFDDDREIWQTLSIPPTENGAGITLSQFAIRVAEHQQSAEAIVRQAVQGAGYSAQSFGLGDATAVTATEVTARERRSMITRDKKARYWGPLGDMLHVLLMLDRTLGFSTVRTDLRPHVQFGDAVSEDPQNVAQTLALLAQAEAASTDTKVRALHPDWSDEQVLAEVDRIRADTGSVVPDPIIGGLVPAEVPGDQPGAASRQAGRS